A genomic segment from Schistocerca piceifrons isolate TAMUIC-IGC-003096 chromosome 4, iqSchPice1.1, whole genome shotgun sequence encodes:
- the LOC124795941 gene encoding putative gustatory receptor 2a: MALRRWFGQLNTYLLQLFSISTEDDLNFRIAEALQVSSVKEDLQHNTHGVHPHQILTIPEDEIHSRRQLQNTSNNTDMLLTQDRCSLLRKLRKVYCLLDQSVKTVNSAYGVQNLTQISSCLICIVVETYGIAVNLRDLSSALHGDQRIINVVHMSLWFGLMVWRIVGISYSCEMVIQEARRTQRLVTKLQMLSLPASSGVQEELQLFAEQLARSTLHYSAAGFFTLDLSLLKSVVAAVTTYLVILIQFSVADTNVELL, translated from the coding sequence ATGGCGTTGAGAAGATGGTTTGGACAACTGAATACGTATTTACTGCAGTTGTTCAGTATATCTACAGAAGATGACCTCAATTTCAGGATTGCAGAAGCGCTGCAGGTTTCTTcagtaaaggaagatttacaaCATAATACCCATGGAGTTCATCCACATCAAATCTTAACAATTCCTGAAGATGAAATACATTCAAGGAGGCAACTGCAGAATACATCAAACAATACCGATATGCTATTGACGCAGGATAGATGCTCGTTACTCAGAAAGTTACGCAAAGTGTACTGCCTCCTTGATCAGTCCGTAAAAACTGTAAACAGTGCTTATGGAGTGCAAAATCTGACGCAAATATCTTCCTGTCTTATATGTATTGTCGTCGAAACGTATGGAATTGCTGTCAACTTGCGTGATCTAAGCAGTGCTCTACATGGAGACCAGAGAATAATAAATGTAGTTCATATGTCTCTGTGGTTTGGCCTGATGGTTTGGCGGATCGTCGGCATATCCTACAGCTGCGAGATGGTTATTCAGGAGGCGAGACGCACACAGCGGCTGGTCACCAAACTTCAGATGCTGTCGCTGCCTGCTAGCAGTGGTGTTCAGGAAGAGCTGCAGCTGTTTGCGGAACAGCTGGCGCGCAGCACACTCCACTACAGCGCAGCTGGGTTCTTCACACTGGACCTGTCGTTGCTGAAGAGCGTCGTGGCAGCTGTCACCACCTATCTTGTTATTCTCATACAGTTCTCTGTTGCTGACACTAATGTGGAGCTATTATAG